A stretch of the Hyperolius riggenbachi isolate aHypRig1 chromosome 11, aHypRig1.pri, whole genome shotgun sequence genome encodes the following:
- the LOC137539161 gene encoding mixed lineage kinase domain-like protein encodes MEVLTNILSVAQTIYDLCDTASSNKQQCRRLKRRIKMLVLTAQTLKKQPSKSAALQIVLEDMELTIDNAKCWVIKYSHHAWWRQVIQANSIKEEFQLINDRLGDAANSMSDLLVAEHRGKFNQFFDETTRRRQNEKDIQQDLAELKEYLKSHVSGVEDRMDNIGNTLDDISTRIAEISLVCHRPTWNIAEIRVTDLIRGDLMLERPSHFLYRGELHRSPVAIKVFKSPKIESADYIRKIFLSESEMMKKFECLNILRLYGICIDHSDPQSCYSLVMELCEKGTLRDLLQREPDLSWERRVLMALDAARALYRLHQTELKAILHGSLSSSKFLVDGTYCVKLSGFELSKTESSIRRPSNVERRSKHRELEYIAPETWKDINAYDKRSELYSLGVIMYEIATGKRPFQNEEVTANNLEMWQEKSWASLDEDLPPSCPRILRNLIKRLVQKNPANRPSAGVIVDLLMSHLNQRDSKSGLPEAVA; translated from the exons ATGGAAGTGCTGACTAATATTCTTAGTGTTGCACAAACCATCTACGACTTGTGTGACACGGCCAGTTCCAACAAACAGCAATGTCGCCGTCTAAAGAGGCGAATCAAAATGCTGGTGTTGACTGCGCAGACACTGAAAAAGCAGCCGAGTAAGTCAGCGGCATTGCAGATCGTGCTAGAGGACATGGAGCTCACCATAGACAATGCCAAGTGTTGGGTCATTAAATATTCCCATCATGCCTGGTGGAGACAGGTGATCCAGGCCAACAGCATCAAGGAAGAGTTCCAACTAATCAATGACCGCCTGGGAGATGCTGCCAACAGCATGTCGGACTTGTTGGTGGCTGAACATAGAGGTAAATTCAATCAGTTTTTTGATGAAACCACCAGGAGGAGGCAGAACGAGAAGGACATACAGCAAGACCTGGCGGAGCTCAAGGAATACCTTAAAA GTCATGTGTCCGGCGTGGAGGATCGAATGGACAACATTGGGaacactcttgatgacatcagtacCAGAATAGCTGAAATAAGTCTTGTGT GTCATCGGCCTACCTGGAATATTGCTGAGATCAGGGTGACAGATCTGATACGCGGTGACCTAATGCTTGAGAGGCCCAGCCACTTCTTGTACCGAGGAGAGCTCCACCGCAGTCCTGTGGCCATCAAAGTGTTTAAAAGCCCAAAAATAGAAAGCGCAGA CTATATAAGGAAGATATTCTTGTCTGAAAGCGAAATGATGAAGAAATTTGAATGCTTAAATATTTTACGACTTTATGGGATCTGCATTGATCATTCAG ATCCACAAAGTTGCTACTCCTTGGTGATGGAGTTATGTGAGAAGGGAACTCTAAGAGATCTGCTGCAGAGGGAGCCAGATTTGTCTTGGGAACGGAGGGTCCTGATGGCTCTAGATGCTGCCAGAGCGCTGTACAG GCTACATCAGACTGAACTAAAggccatactacatggaagtttgAGCAGTTCCAAGTTTTTAGTGGATGGAACCTACTGTGTGAAG CTCTCTGGATTTGAGCTGTCTAAGACAGAATCGTCCATACGAAGGCCCAGCAATGTGGAGAGGAGGAGCAAGCACAGGGAGCTGGAGTACATCGCCCCCGAGACCTGGAAGGACATCAACGCCTATGACAAGCGCAGTGAGCTCTACAG CCTGGGTGTGATAATGTACGAGATCGCGACCGGGAAGAGGCCATTTCAGA ATGAAGAAGTCACAGCGAATAATTTGGAGATGTGGCAGGAGAAGTCATGGGCATCCCTGGATGAGGATCTGCCCCCATCTTGTCCTCGTATCTTGCGCAATCTCATCAAACGCCTCGTCCAAAAGAATCCCGCAAATCGCCCGTCTGCTGGAG TCATTGTGGATTTGCTGATGTCTCATCTGAACCAAAGAGATTCGAAGAGTGGGCTTCCAGAGGCCGTTGCTTAG